Proteins encoded by one window of Streptomyces uncialis:
- the gyrB gene encoding DNA topoisomerase (ATP-hydrolyzing) subunit B, producing MGDTSYTGSQIQVLEGLEAVRKRPSMYIGSTCERGLHHLVHEIVDNSVDEALAGHADRIDVTILADGGIKVVDNGRGIPVDIVASEGRPALEVVLTVLHAGGKFGGGGYAVSGGLHGVGMSVVNALSTRVEAEVRYGGHRWSQEYEKGVPTAPLRQHEATSETGTSLTFWADGDIFETTEYSFETLSRRFQEMAFLNKGLTLALSDERESAKATVGADDPVADVSDPVARTVAYCYEGGIVDFVKYLNARKGDPVHPSIISLEAEDTARLLSVEVAMQWNTQFSDSVHSFANTIHTHEGGTHEEGFRAAMTALVNRYAREKRFLREKDDNLAGEDIREGLTAIISVKLGEPQFEGQTKTKLGNTEAKTFVQRVVHEHLNDWFDRNPNEAADIIRKSIQAAYARVAARKARDLTRRKGLLESASLPGKLSDCQSNDPAKCEIFIVEGDSAGGSAKSGRNPMYQAILPIRGKILNVEKARIDKILQNTEVQALISAFGTGVHEDFDIAKLRYHKIILMADADVDGQHINTLLLTFLFRFMRPLVEAGHVYLSRPPLYKIKWGRDDFEYAYSDRERDALIELGRQNGKRIREDSIQRFKGLGEMNAEELRITTMDVEHRVLGQVTLDDAAQADDLFSVLMGEDVEARRQFIQRNAKDVRFLDI from the coding sequence GTGGGGGACACGTCGTACACCGGCAGTCAGATCCAGGTCCTGGAGGGCCTGGAGGCGGTGCGCAAGCGGCCCAGTATGTACATCGGTTCGACCTGCGAGCGCGGACTGCACCACCTGGTCCACGAGATCGTCGACAACTCGGTCGACGAGGCCCTCGCGGGGCACGCGGACCGCATCGACGTCACGATCCTGGCCGACGGCGGGATCAAGGTCGTCGACAACGGCCGCGGCATCCCGGTGGACATCGTGGCGTCCGAGGGCAGGCCCGCCCTGGAGGTCGTACTGACGGTGCTGCACGCGGGCGGGAAGTTCGGCGGCGGCGGCTACGCGGTCTCCGGCGGTCTGCACGGCGTGGGCATGTCGGTGGTCAACGCCCTGTCGACGCGGGTGGAGGCGGAGGTGCGTTACGGCGGGCACCGCTGGAGCCAGGAGTACGAGAAGGGTGTGCCGACCGCTCCGCTCAGGCAGCACGAGGCGACCTCCGAGACCGGCACCTCGCTGACGTTCTGGGCCGACGGCGACATCTTCGAGACCACCGAGTACTCCTTCGAGACGCTGTCGCGCCGCTTCCAGGAGATGGCCTTCCTCAACAAGGGCCTGACCTTGGCGCTGTCCGACGAGCGCGAGTCCGCGAAGGCCACGGTGGGCGCCGACGACCCGGTCGCGGACGTGTCCGACCCGGTGGCGCGGACGGTGGCGTACTGCTACGAGGGCGGCATCGTCGACTTCGTGAAGTACCTGAACGCGCGCAAGGGCGACCCCGTCCACCCGTCGATCATCTCGCTGGAGGCGGAGGACACCGCGCGCCTGCTGTCGGTGGAGGTCGCGATGCAGTGGAACACCCAGTTCTCCGACAGCGTGCACTCCTTCGCGAACACGATCCACACGCACGAGGGCGGTACCCACGAGGAGGGCTTCCGCGCGGCGATGACGGCTCTGGTCAACCGGTACGCGCGGGAGAAGAGGTTCCTGCGTGAGAAGGACGACAACCTCGCGGGTGAGGACATCCGCGAGGGTCTGACGGCGATCATCTCGGTCAAGCTCGGTGAGCCGCAGTTCGAGGGCCAGACGAAGACCAAGCTGGGCAACACGGAGGCGAAGACCTTCGTGCAGCGGGTCGTGCACGAGCATCTCAACGACTGGTTCGACCGGAACCCGAACGAGGCCGCGGACATCATCCGCAAGTCGATCCAGGCGGCCTACGCGCGCGTGGCGGCCCGCAAGGCCCGTGATCTGACGCGTCGCAAAGGTCTGCTGGAGTCGGCTTCCCTGCCGGGCAAGCTGTCGGACTGCCAGTCGAACGACCCCGCCAAGTGCGAGATCTTCATCGTCGAGGGTGACTCCGCCGGCGGCTCCGCCAAGTCCGGCCGCAATCCGATGTACCAGGCCATCCTGCCGATCCGCGGCAAGATCCTGAACGTCGAGAAGGCCCGGATCGACAAGATCCTCCAGAACACCGAGGTCCAGGCGCTGATCAGTGCCTTCGGTACCGGTGTCCACGAGGACTTCGACATCGCGAAGCTGCGCTATCACAAGATCATCCTGATGGCGGACGCCGACGTCGACGGCCAGCACATCAACACCCTGCTGCTGACGTTCCTCTTCCGCTTCATGCGCCCCCTGGTCGAGGCCGGTCACGTGTACCTCTCCCGGCCGCCGCTGTACAAGATCAAGTGGGGTCGGGACGACTTCGAGTACGCGTACTCCGACCGTGAGCGGGACGCGCTGATCGAGCTGGGCCGCCAGAACGGCAAGCGCATCCGGGAGGACTCCATCCAGCGCTTCAAGGGCCTCGGCGAGATGAACGCCGAGGAGCTGCGCATCACCACCATGGACGTCGAGCACCGGGTGCTCGGCCAGGTCACCCTGGACGACGCCGCACAGGCCGACGACCTCTTCTCCGTCCTCATGGGTGAGGACGTCGAGGCCCGCCGCCAGTTCATCCAGCGCAACGCCAAGGACGTCCGCTTCCTCGACATCTGA
- a CDS encoding DNA gyrase/topoisomerase IV subunit B yields the protein MSTPPSARPRTPAGDGSDYTARHLLVLEGLEAVRKRPGMYIGSTDTRGLMHCLWEIIDNSVDEALGGYCDHIEVILHEDSSVEVRDNGRGIPVDVEPRTGLSGVEVVMTKLHAGGKFGGGSYAASGGLHGVGASVVNALSARLDVEVDRVGHTYLIGFRRGVPGHYSGPGEDADFTPGGGLRKRKVRSRNANGTGNRTRYWADRQIFLKDAELTLDTLHQRARQTAFLVPGLTIVVRDERALEGSGKTEETFRFDGGIGEFCEYLAQDKAVCDVLRLTGTGSFKETVPVLDDRGHMTATEVTRELGVDIALRWGTGYETNVKSFVNIIATSKGGTHLSGFERSVTKTVNEVLRATKLLRVAEDDVAKDDATEGMTAVVTVRLAEPQFEGQTKEVLGTSAATRIVAAVVAKELKAYLTSTKRDDKQQVRAVMEKIVAAARTRIAARQHKEAQRRKTALESSSLPAKLADCRSDDVERSELFIVEGDSALGTAKLARNSEFQALLPIRGKILNVQKSSVSDMLKNAECGAIIQVIGAGSGRTFDLDAARYGKIILLVDADVDGAHIRCLLLTLFQRYMRPMVAAGRVFAAVPPLHRIELVQPKKGQDKYVYTYSDNELRQTLLEYRRRKVRYKDSIQRYKGLGEMDADQLAETTMEPRFRTLRRINIGDLDSAESVFDLLMGNEVAPRKEFITSSAATLDRSRIDT from the coding sequence GTGAGCACCCCGCCTTCCGCCCGTCCCCGCACCCCGGCCGGAGACGGCTCCGACTACACCGCGAGGCACCTGCTCGTCCTCGAAGGACTGGAGGCCGTCCGCAAGCGGCCCGGTATGTACATCGGGTCGACCGACACCCGTGGCCTGATGCACTGCCTCTGGGAGATCATCGACAACTCCGTCGACGAGGCCCTGGGCGGGTACTGCGACCACATCGAGGTGATCCTCCACGAGGACTCCTCCGTGGAGGTCCGCGACAACGGCCGCGGCATCCCCGTGGACGTCGAGCCCCGGACCGGCCTCTCCGGGGTCGAGGTCGTCATGACCAAGCTGCACGCCGGCGGCAAGTTCGGCGGCGGCTCGTACGCGGCCTCCGGCGGACTGCACGGGGTCGGCGCCTCCGTCGTCAACGCCCTCTCGGCCCGCCTCGACGTCGAAGTGGACCGGGTGGGCCACACCTACCTGATCGGCTTCCGCCGCGGCGTGCCCGGCCACTACTCCGGACCCGGTGAGGACGCCGACTTCACCCCCGGCGGAGGGCTGCGCAAGCGGAAGGTGCGGAGCCGCAACGCGAACGGCACCGGGAACCGGACGCGTTACTGGGCGGACCGGCAGATCTTCCTCAAGGACGCCGAGCTCACGCTGGACACGCTCCACCAGCGCGCCCGCCAGACGGCATTCCTCGTCCCCGGTCTGACGATCGTCGTCCGCGACGAGCGCGCCCTGGAAGGGTCCGGCAAGACCGAGGAGACCTTCCGCTTCGACGGGGGGATCGGCGAGTTCTGCGAATACCTCGCCCAGGACAAGGCGGTCTGCGACGTCCTGCGTCTCACCGGCACGGGCAGCTTCAAGGAGACCGTCCCGGTCCTCGACGACCGCGGCCATATGACCGCCACCGAGGTCACCCGCGAGCTCGGTGTGGACATCGCCCTGCGCTGGGGCACGGGCTACGAGACGAACGTGAAGTCGTTCGTGAACATCATCGCCACCTCCAAGGGCGGCACCCACCTCTCCGGCTTCGAACGCTCGGTCACCAAGACCGTGAACGAGGTGCTGCGCGCCACGAAGCTGCTGCGCGTGGCCGAGGACGACGTGGCCAAGGACGACGCGACGGAGGGCATGACGGCGGTCGTCACCGTACGGCTGGCCGAGCCGCAGTTCGAGGGCCAGACCAAGGAGGTCCTCGGTACCTCGGCGGCCACCCGGATCGTCGCGGCCGTCGTCGCCAAGGAGCTCAAGGCCTATCTGACCTCCACCAAACGGGACGACAAACAGCAGGTCCGTGCCGTGATGGAGAAGATCGTCGCGGCTGCCCGGACCCGGATCGCGGCTCGTCAGCACAAGGAGGCGCAGCGTCGGAAGACGGCGCTGGAGTCGTCGTCGCTGCCGGCGAAGCTGGCGGACTGCCGTAGTGACGATGTGGAGCGCAGTGAGCTGTTCATCGTGGAGGGTGACTCGGCGCTGGGTACGGCGAAGCTGGCCCGCAACTCCGAGTTCCAGGCGTTGCTGCCGATCCGGGGCAAGATCCTCAATGTCCAGAAGTCGTCCGTCTCGGACATGCTGAAGAACGCCGAGTGCGGGGCGATCATCCAGGTCATAGGAGCGGGTTCGGGGCGTACCTTCGACCTGGACGCGGCCCGGTACGGGAAGATCATCTTGCTCGTGGACGCCGATGTGGACGGCGCGCACATCCGCTGCCTGCTGCTGACGCTGTTCCAGCGCTATATGCGTCCGATGGTCGCTGCGGGCCGCGTCTTCGCTGCCGTGCCGCCACTGCACCGGATCGAACTCGTCCAGCCCAAGAAGGGCCAGGACAAGTACGTCTACACCTACTCGGACAACGAGCTGCGCCAGACCCTGCTGGAGTACCGGCGCCGAAAGGTCCGATACAAGGACTCGATCCAGCGCTACAAGGGCCTCGGCGAGATGGACGCCGACCAGCTGGCGGAGACCACCATGGAACCCCGCTTCCGCACCCTGCGCCGGATCAACATCGGCGATCTGGACTCGGCCGAGTCGGTCTTCGACCTGCTCATGGGCAACGAGGTCGCCCCGCGCAAGGAGTTCATCACCAGCTCCGCCGCCACCCTGGACCGCTCCCGCATCGACACCTGA